TTATTAAGGAATAAAGGCTTTTAAATAGCCATACAAAATACAATCTGAAAGTAACATTCAGAAAATGTCCACACAATATGGAGTCAGTTACGTAACAGAGAAATAGAGTAGAAGAAGTCTACTAGAAGTCGTTCCTAAAATTTAGgaatttattaaaaacaaacTCCAAGCAGTTACAACTGCTTGCTTAGCCCTAACAACCATACTTTTTAATATCAGTGgctactcaactttaactaactcctcagaATGACCTTTAACCATGGTTATCAAAACCGGACCGGTCAAAGAACCGAAAAAAGTAAAGAGTGAAGGGTTTAAGGTTTAACCAGGGTTAAACAGGGGTTGAACCGATGTTCAAATAAtcctaaaaaattataattttcattttatttgcaccttccaacataataaaaatgttaatttgaattttatattctaatatataacTTAATTATCATGACCAATTATAACTTGCATATTCTGAATGTAACAAAAGCTTAACATAACTTGATTAATTTATATTCTGATATATATAAGTTATATAACcaaattatgaaattaaataatataacttaattttattacatatattattaatatttttttttactacatATGCTAATGATTTAATTTATTGGTTTGTTCTATGTGaacaaacaaaaatcaattGATAATCAATTGAAAGTATGAATACCAAACCATTAACAAATATTCCTtcttcaaaaaacaaaaaacaaatattcCAGTACTATATTGATACTAATTTGAaagttatgtttttttaaatgaaattcaagttaaatttttcttaattggattagtaattttaattgaaagttaaatttttattttgtttaaaaaaattacagttCAAATATTGAACCGTTTGGACCGTAAAAACTGTGACCGAGTTTCCGGATCGATGGTTCAACCGGTCGGGTCACTGGTTTTTTAACGGTTTTTTAAGATGTAATAAAATAGTCACTTCCGGACCGGAATACCTACCGGGTCCGGTTCAACCCGGTTGAACCGGCCGGACCGGTTCAATCCGGTTGAACCGGCCGGACCGGTCCGGGTTTGATAACCTTGCCTTTAacgatttcaaaataaaaatatttaagaattaaaattgttcagaatgacatttaccatgaaagcatatttttttttcctaaaatcaACTTTTAggagatttctctctctaaaattcactatctcttctaaccaaacaacacttaaatgacctcaaaacgaaagtTCCTTAAAACATtattaactcttccaattttttattttaagaccaTTAATAATCGTTTTAAGACATTAAATGATCACAtatattaaaaagtataaagtttagTGACTATaatgttaagaattgaaattcttaAAAGTTcatgatgtaatttaccccaacaAATCCATTGGAAATTTGGGATGGTTTAAAGTTTAAACGACACCGAATGATCACAATTTTTGACTTGCAACCAAAATGGAAGGTCAATGGCAATATAATGACACAAAGGTAGCAGAGAAGCAAGTAACGTCAAAAATGGAAGATATATGGAAGAGAGCGAAGCAATATGCTGAAGACGCGGCCAAGAAATCCCAAACCCTAACGTCATCCAACAGAATCTCCGATCTAGTCGCCGAGACTGCTAAGAAATCCAAAGAGCTTGCATTGGAAGCCTCCAAGAAAGCCGATCAGTTAAAAATTGCTGCTCTCAAGCAAGCCGATCAGATCCAAATCAAGTCCATTTCGGATATCATCCCTTCTCAGCTCTCCTCTCTATCCATTGTGAATTCCTCTTCGTCGTCTTttcccttttcttcttcttctgactCTACAGCTACGGATCCAGAGGAGCTTCTGAAGTTTGGTGTTACTGATGATTTGAGAGATTTTGTTAAGGGACTGACTTCCAGtactttcaagaattttccaaTTCAAGGTATGCTAGTTGAATGTGAAAATGTCATTTCTCCTGTTCGTATTTTTTTTTCGGTTTTGATATTTACGTAGGTCAATTAATTTGTTTGACGATGTGGTGGTGATCGGTGTAGATGAAGCTGAGGCGTCTGAGGTGCCGACTACGGCATCCAATGTCCGGAAAGATCTTAACGAGTGGCAGGAGAGACATGCCACTCTTGTTCTCACTAATGTTAAGGTAATTTTGTGTTCCCATTTTGCATTTCTAatacattttaaataaaattatgtaTTTGACAGTTTTGATTAGGAAAATTATTTATTGTTGTTTGGGGGCCTAAATTGAGTATACTTTTGAAACTATATTAGAATTGTTAGACGCAGTGCTTCAGTGCTTACTGGGTTTTCAACAATTTATGAAAGCAAATGTAGCGGCTTCTTGTCTTCTCCATACTTAATATGCTTGAAATTTATCTCTTATTGCTAAAGATATTGTTCAACCCTCTCTGCTCCGTCTCACTTTTGCACTGATTAATTTAAATTGCGTcagaagcatcaagagaaaattCCTTTTTTATAGGAATAATTATTGTCCATGCTAGAATGATTGTTCTAAAATATCATGTTCATTGTGCAAGACTTGTCAGATTCTTACTGCGTAGAGTTCAACCACCAAGTTTGGTATGGATTTTTGCGGTTCCTCTATGCCTAGTTGTATGCCAATTTTGGATGCCTTGATGTTACTCTCTGTTTATTCCTTACCTTTGCATGGCAAgaattttgtcattttatatTTGGATTGTATTTACCTCCAAATAGAAATGACATTGCAGTCTTTCTGATGATTAATGTACTAATGCAGCAAATCTCAAAGTTAAGATATGAATTATGCCCTCGCACAATGAAAGAAAGGAGATTCTGGAGGATCTACTTTACACTTGTGAGCACTCATGTTGCAACGTAAGTTCATGTTAATTTTCTTGAGATTTAGTTATGCGAACTTATGCCAGATGTTATAAGATTCGAAGTAGTTGATTTTTGACAAAATGTTGTCCATGCATTGCTACATCATTGTTTGAATGTTTCTATATTAAAGAATTATAGGAACAATGCAAGGGCTGATTAAAGAATGTAACTGTTGATATTTAGCGTCAATATTTTGCCTCAGCTGGTTTGATTTTATTTCATAGATTCATCTTTTGTTGTTTTTACACGCCAAATTGTGAAAAATAAGAATGGAGTTGTTTCTGTTGTCGATCTATCTATATGAAAGAGAGATTGCTTTTGAATTTTGACAAAATAGGCTCATATTGCTCACTATCTTGGTTTCTGTTAGAACTCAGGTATGAGAAGCAGTATATGGAGGATATTAAGCGCAAAGGTGAAGAACAAATAAAAGATGACAAATCCAATCAAAGTCCAGTATCTGGAGATAATAGTGGATCTCAGATGAAAGAAAATAACCTGAAAAGCAAAACATCATCAGCTGAGCAGGACTTGGACACTTTTCTTTTGGGAGACCTTGAAGACAGTGATGGAGATGCAGGTATTGTTTGAACCTTGAATATGTAATAACTTGTAGGATTAATTGGTCGCAAGGCCATATAATTGCTCAAATGCCAATTGCGTTGAATTTCTGAATGAGCCATACTAGCATTTTTCAGGCTGCCATGCTGTGCTGGTGCTGAATGAGCTgttgaaaataagtttttgcTACAATGTCCTATATATATTGAAAGGCTGATATTGAAAAATGAAATCCAGCAGAAACCTCATAAAGTAAAAGCTTCGAGGAATTACACAGTGGACCCATGAATTTCTCCTTTGATATAATTAGGATTTTACTCCTAGAGAACACTGGTTCCTCATAATCAAATTCTTGAAATTCTTATGAGTTTTTGTAGTCCAGGACAGTGTTTTACTATCCAAGGTTTACTTCTTTGTCCTTCAAGGGTGGCTCTATCTCATGCCTGGGATTAGGATTTTACTCCTAGAGAACACTGGTTCCTCATAATCAAATTCTTGAAATTCTTATGAGTTTTTGT
The DNA window shown above is from Euphorbia lathyris chromosome 1, ddEupLath1.1, whole genome shotgun sequence and carries:
- the LOC136233892 gene encoding uncharacterized protein; translated protein: MEDIWKRAKQYAEDAAKKSQTLTSSNRISDLVAETAKKSKELALEASKKADQLKIAALKQADQIQIKSISDIIPSQLSSLSIVNSSSSSFPFSSSSDSTATDPEELLKFGVTDDLRDFVKGLTSSTFKNFPIQDEAEASEVPTTASNVRKDLNEWQERHATLVLTNVKQISKLRYELCPRTMKERRFWRIYFTLVSTHVATYEKQYMEDIKRKGEEQIKDDKSNQSPVSGDNSGSQMKENNLKSKTSSAEQDLDTFLLGDLEDSDGDAGDADADGDGSFDDDFDKIDNSDIEDEKHSKKASASTG